The following DNA comes from Labrus mixtus chromosome 8, fLabMix1.1, whole genome shotgun sequence.
ACACTGCAGGGTGGACTGTGGTGTTCCTTTCAGAACATTGACAGCGTTTCCTTGCCACATCGAACGCAGACCACCGGCCCTCATCTCCTGAAAGCCTTGAGAGAACGCCTTGGATCCATGAACCTACAAAgcacaaagaaaatcattttatattAAGTATTAACGATTTGAGACCTCAATGATTACAGGTGAGGATGTCACATTAAACAGCATTAAGCCTCTTAATGAGATTATTAGATCTTATTGTTAAGATCAAGACACCACAGGTTTAGGTTTTCGTTCTTGACTTCAGGTTgtgcttttgtttattttttggcttaGTCAAAAGAATTACATCCTGGAACAACAAATTCTTAACAACTTAAAAATATTAACGAAGATGTAAATTACTCCTCGGAGGACACAAAGTGactacatttgaaatgaaaccCAGTTGATGCATGTCCTTTAATTACAGTGTGTAACAGCATAGGCTCAGCTTTAAGGACCACCTGAGTCGGCAAATAGAAcaagtaaagaaattaaaactGAACTACTGCAAAGGAATGAAACAATGTAATATTGTTACAggtatgtgtttgtctgtgttttttttttttcacattaactaaagaacaaaaataaatttaaaaacaagggttttatatcagaaatgtttaggtgtttgtgttttttatcagatcatccagtcatccatccattatccataAAGCTTATCCTGTTTGGGATCACGGGGTAACTGGAGACCCCCTGTTGTCATGGTTGTTCACCCTGATCTGGTCGGCAGTCAATCagagggctgacatacagagacaaacgACCAGTCCTGCTCACACTCACATCTACAGCCAATTCTGAGTCATAACCTAAGGTGCATGTCTTTTGGATTGTGGGAGGAGGCTGGAGTACTctgagagaacccacacatgcacgggggtGAAACATGCAAACGCCACACAGAAAAGCCCCTGACAACTCCGAATGGAGATTTGAACCAgaaaccttcttgctgtgaggtgACAGCGGTAATCACTGCACCGCTGAATAGCCTTTCTTAGATTTTGTTAAATCGAATGAATCCAACCACACAGGTGTTCATGTTAAAAAGGAACTCTGCTAAAATGCCCTTTCAGTCACAAACAATTCCTAAAGCTGCCAAAACAAAAGGGTCAGGGGGCTCATAGACCAGAGTTCTACTTACAGTGACTGTTGGCAgtcatttacatgtttacacAGGGAGCTATTTCTCATATAGTACACCGATGATTTTTTAACCTCACAGTGCTACATAGGCTGTCCTGGAATAAAAAGGTGATCTAAAAGGTTTGAACTTTTTATGAACCTGTACCCCCATACTATCCAGCGTGTGTTTTTCTATTCATTGTTTTCCTACAATCTATTGATGAATTACACAAAAGCGCCTGACGCTGTGTGGCTGACCTGAAGTTGGGTCTTAAGGCGGTCAATGGGTGCTGTCACACTTCTAGATACAGCATCGGCCAGTCCTGCCGCCAGAACAAACGTCCTCCAGGCCCCAAAACCAGACGCCTCTTCAGAGAACTCGATGGGCATCGCACGGCTCTCGCCCACATCGAAAACCTGCACACGGGCAAAGTGAACAATAACATTTGTCATCCGTCAATCGCTGCGCCGTTACTCAcactcaagtggacactcaatgtGTCACAGCTTGGGCTTACACCTCTGCCTTGCTGAATTATCAACAGTAATGAGTGTGATGATGCCGGATGATCTCACCAGACTGTGTTTCCACGACGACACTAGCTCCCCGATGTTGTCCACAGGGTTGAGGATGACATGATGCAGGAATTCACCCCAGTCCACTGTCATGGAGCTGTCCTTATCCATCCTTTAGTTCAcatgcagcagagacagaaagtcgtagtttgtttgttttaacacgTGCTGTAGTGAAGAGTCATAATGAGCAGTTGTGTCATTTGTCACCAAACTGTGTCATCTTAGCATCACtttacaaaaaaggaaaacaaatcatGATTTCAAAAGTTTCTAGTAATGTCTTTATAATCTATTATAATACAGAGATGTAAAAGTTTGTCAAATGAGTCCAGATTAAATCCTCCTTTCACGTCCCAGCTACTGAGCTATaaacgtttttcttttcctttgatCAAAGATTTAATGGCcatttggtgaaaaaaaaaaaaatccttaaaaaagcTCCTTTGAGGACCTTTTGGTAAGTGAttattttggcgccccctgtggacaaagagaTACCTGTTATCTCTATACTGATactgtcctgtacatgtgtaggtAAGGTTTATTCTAAAATATTTCTCCTGGTTAAATTTGAACAATCAAACTGTTCACACAATGTAAACCTTTTCTGTGGAAAATGTCAGTTTCTTCAGCATGCAGTTAATTTACTTGATGACACCTACCCCTCTGCAGCCATTTCAGGCCTTATTATACacttaagaaataaaaatctaattccTGATGGTCTTGAAAGTTTTTGTAGAGCATATAGAGTCATCCGTATTCATTTCATTCAGCTGAAAACTACCCACAGGTGCTTTCATTTCAGCTTGAACTtaaattcattttattgttaTGTTGAGTATAACTGATCTGTAAGGAGGAATAGTTACGTAAACACTGATAATATGAAGCAATCTCTGATAACTTATTAACCATAGAAACTAAACTGTACAGTGATGCTATCTTCTTTATTGTTTGGTAATCAAATGTTTAGAACTAATCTGATCTGAGCTGCTAAAGGttcctgtgcatgtttaaagGTGAACGAGTGTGTGTTCAATACAACAATAAACCAATAGGGTACAGTGGAGTGGGCAAAAGAAATCttacatttgaataatttgttTTGCATTCGGCTTTGATATGACCACTCCTAACTCCTTAAACAAACTTATGATGTCCTCCTGGTCAATCACCCCTGATCAGAGAAGAAATGCACAAAATTACAAACAGATACGAGCACTGCTCTTCCAGTTTTATTTCTAGGAAGTCATACAGTAAACTCTAAGGGTGTAAGGGTCACAGAGTGCAGTGCATTGTCTTCTGTGTACCATAAACACATCTTTTGCGTAGTTGCCTTACCTGCCTGACCTTCAAAATGCAGCGTCTTGTGAGAGAATTAGCATTTGAGGTGGTTTATAAAGAAAAGGTAGGATCAGTAGAAAACTATAACTTTATAGTAACAACTagcaggaaaaaaggaaataccTTAAATAGAGATTCATATTTCATTAGGCTACATGGTGTGTGTTATACTGGGGTTTTCATACTTTCATCGTGTTTTATAATGTGTCCATGAGAGATGTTTCAAGAGCCTAAGGCATGTGACACTCACCACACTTGTTCTTGTCGAGCTCATGAAAGTAAATtttccatttcctctctctgtccatcaTGTAGCTGAGGAACTCTTTATAATCCAACAGGccatctttgtctttgtcataAGAGTCAATGATACTCTAAAGGGGGATCAAGACTCGTCCATTAGCAGGTTCGTGgtaaatgaatgtaaataaacccttacacacacacacacacacacacacacacacacacacacacacacacacacacacattaaatgcTCTACATAAAATTATTAAGACTCTTACCTTGACCTTGCCATCACCTGACAGGATCCCATGCTTTCTCATTTCATTGTGCAGCTCCGATACGGATATGAATCCATCCTTGTTTTGGTCCAATTTTACAAATAAACCACGAAACTGATCCATGATTCGTTTGGACACAAATTAGAGTCAGCTTAAAAATCTAGGCAGTAAAAAAATGCAGTCTGTCTGCTACGCTTTAAGTTTTACGAAGATAATTATTGCAGTGATAATAATCAGAGGTTATTGATCTGCAGCCCTGACGCTGACTCACTGGCAGAAAACAGAACCACCGCAGTGTAAGCGGTTTTAACATTAGCGCATAGGGCGACAATGTCTCTGTggaacagcagggggcgctgtggcTGCAAGAGAGCCGACAAACACTCAATAATCCCAATTTAGTGGAGCTGCTTGTAAAGATTACACAGACTATAACAAaggacaaattaaaaataatgtatggtaaaaaaaacaaataaacataagATTGGGGTTTTGGATACAATCAGATAGAATtgataacaacaaaaaacgaTAAATTCAAGTGATAAAAAACACGGGAAAAAAAGTAtggtaaaaaacaaataaacataagattaaaacataaaaatgtagattCAACATGGAACCAGTAGGACAAAAATATCTATCAATCTATAACAAACATTAGAAGGCTATTTGTCTTTGAAGTACTGTATGTATTATTGCTTGAGCTGAGAGTTCATcacagcgccccctggtggatttggccatttaaaaaaatgcataacaATAAGTCATGATAATATTTCTCTTATTTAATTATTGTTAACTCTCTAACAGTAGAGGGGTAGaacaaattaacacatttactCAAGAACTGTACTTTTGGAGACTCTACATGTGGCCGAACCACTTCCTACTTCTACAAGTCAAAAGGAAAACTTTTTACTTTAACACATTTAACTGACAGCTTAttcttcacaaatgtttttactttttgcattcaaaacaaatgaaagccatattttgttttttttcatgatcaGTTGGCCaattaacaaataaacaaacaatggTTCTTATAATATTGAGATGTGGACTCTGTATGTAAATTAATTTAAGCATGACTACATAACTGTAAGTATACACGTCGTTTTATATTTCCTGCAAATGAATCATACCTTGGTTTAACTCTGTTTTATCTGAGGTTGACTTCAGTACTCAGTCAGAAATGATGGATGCCCTGAAGAAATTCAGGGACTGTCACAGAAACTCTTTATT
Coding sequences within:
- the slc25a24l gene encoding solute carrier family 25 member 24, like isoform X1, with the translated sequence MDQFRGLFVKLDQNKDGFISVSELHNEMRKHGILSGDGKVKSIIDSYDKDKDGLLDYKEFLSYMMDRERKWKIYFHELDKNKCGVIDQEDIISLFKELGVVISKPNAKQIIQMMDKDSSMTVDWGEFLHHVILNPVDNIGELVSSWKHSLVFDVGESRAMPIEFSEEASGFGAWRTFVLAAGLADAVSRSVTAPIDRLKTQLQVHGSKAFSQGFQEMRAGGLRSMWQGNAVNVLKGTPQSTLQCLIYTQMKVYTQNRTQQTLTVQQRFGLGCVSGAVAHAAFYPLEVLKVRLNLQQAGTYNGVVACARSIYRHESMSSFYRGFKPSILCMIPYAGVECAVHQSIMNWAKSDPAYNSDSKLFFFSFVAFASGQMTSYPLAVIRTQQQAQGKALKHPKSFTTTWGVLLIAICLVFQHSAQIYIQLKECYKDSLGYMKEMELEDIITGWGPALSGLFHVL
- the slc25a24l gene encoding solute carrier family 25 member 24, like isoform X2, translating into MDQFRGLFVKLDQNKDGFISVSELHNEMRKHGILSGDGKVKSIIDSYDKDKDGLLDYKEFLSYMMDRERKWKIYFHELDKNKCGVIDQEDIISLFKELGVVISKPNAKQIIQMMDKDSSMTVDWGEFLHHVILNPVDNIGELVSSWKHSLVFDVGESRAMPIEFSEEASGFGAWRTFVLAAGLADAVSRSVTAPIDRLKTQLQVHGSKAFSQGFQEMRAGGLRSMWQGNAVNVLKGTPQSTLQCLIYTQMKVYTQNRTQQTLTVQQRFGLGCVSGAVAHAAFYPLEVLKVRLNLQQAGTYNGVVACARSIYRHESMSSFYRGFKPSILCMIPYAGVECAVHQSIMNWAKSDPAYNSDSKLFFFSFVAFASGQMTSYPLAVIRTQQQAQAFSSDLHPAKGVLQGLIGIYERNGVRGYYNGMGASFVRAIPCALINYTLTRKFESLFSSFES